In one Oscillospiraceae bacterium genomic region, the following are encoded:
- a CDS encoding NADH dehydrogenase → MSMIRTHILVCTGTGCSSADSPKVIEAFERELVAQGMDKEARVVRTGCFGLCAMGPIVTIYPEGACYTHVTAEDVEEIVSEHIVKGRIVKRLLHRDGAEAGPATSLTETRFYKHQRRIALRNCGIINPESIDEYIGADGYVALGRILSEGVPPQSVIDDVKRSGLRGRGGAGFSTGQKWQFTADARSEDGVKFVACNADEGDPGAFMDRSVLEGDPFSVIEAMTIAGYAVGAGQGYIYVRAEYPIAVKRLELAIGQAREYGLLGKNILDSGFDFDLELRLGAGAFVCGEETALMTSIEGHRGEPRTRPPFPAVKGLWQRPTLLNNVETYANITWILTHGWEAFAAIGTEKSKGTKVFALGGKITNTGLVEIPMGTTLRTIVEEIGGGVPGGKKFKAAQTGGPSGGCIPASLIDTPIDYESLAAIGSMMGSGGLIVMDEDNCMVDIAKFFLEFVVDESCGKCSPCRIGTKRLLDLLTRITEGNGEPEDLDTIEELCEHIKNSALCGLGQTAPNPVLSTLHHFRDEYEAHVIEKRCPAGVCKALIQFIVDPSKCKGCTLCARGCPTGAIAGAVRAPHIINQTKCIKCGACMDHCRFGAISKQ, encoded by the coding sequence ATGAGTATGATCCGTACGCACATCCTGGTCTGCACCGGCACGGGCTGCTCCTCGGCGGACAGCCCCAAGGTCATCGAGGCCTTTGAACGGGAGCTTGTGGCCCAGGGCATGGACAAGGAGGCCAGGGTGGTCCGCACGGGCTGCTTCGGCCTGTGCGCCATGGGGCCCATCGTCACCATCTATCCCGAGGGGGCCTGCTACACCCACGTCACCGCCGAGGACGTGGAGGAGATCGTCTCCGAGCACATCGTCAAGGGCCGCATCGTCAAGCGCCTGCTCCACCGGGACGGGGCGGAGGCCGGCCCGGCCACCTCCCTGACCGAGACCCGCTTCTACAAGCACCAGCGGCGCATCGCCCTGCGCAACTGCGGCATCATCAACCCGGAGTCCATCGACGAGTACATCGGCGCGGACGGCTACGTGGCCCTGGGCCGGATCCTCAGCGAGGGCGTCCCGCCCCAGTCCGTCATTGACGACGTCAAGCGCTCCGGCCTGCGGGGCCGGGGCGGCGCGGGCTTCTCCACCGGGCAGAAGTGGCAGTTCACCGCCGACGCCCGCAGCGAGGACGGGGTGAAGTTCGTGGCGTGCAACGCCGACGAGGGCGACCCCGGCGCCTTCATGGACCGCTCGGTGCTGGAGGGCGATCCCTTCTCGGTCATCGAGGCCATGACCATCGCGGGCTACGCGGTGGGGGCCGGGCAGGGCTACATCTACGTGCGGGCCGAGTACCCCATCGCCGTCAAGCGGCTGGAGCTGGCCATCGGCCAGGCCAGGGAGTACGGCCTGCTGGGCAAAAATATTCTGGACTCCGGCTTCGACTTCGACCTGGAGCTCCGCCTGGGCGCGGGGGCCTTCGTCTGCGGCGAGGAGACCGCCCTCATGACCTCCATCGAGGGCCACCGGGGCGAGCCCCGCACCCGGCCCCCCTTCCCCGCCGTCAAGGGCCTGTGGCAGCGGCCCACCCTGCTCAATAACGTGGAGACCTACGCCAACATCACCTGGATCCTCACCCACGGGTGGGAGGCGTTCGCCGCCATCGGCACGGAGAAGAGCAAGGGCACCAAGGTCTTCGCCCTGGGCGGCAAGATCACCAACACGGGCCTTGTGGAGATCCCCATGGGCACCACCCTGCGCACCATCGTGGAGGAGATCGGCGGCGGCGTGCCCGGGGGCAAGAAGTTCAAGGCCGCCCAGACCGGCGGCCCCTCCGGCGGCTGTATCCCCGCCAGCCTCATCGACACCCCCATCGACTACGAGTCCCTGGCCGCCATCGGCTCCATGATGGGCTCGGGGGGCCTCATCGTCATGGACGAGGACAACTGCATGGTGGACATCGCGAAATTCTTCCTGGAGTTCGTGGTGGACGAGTCCTGCGGCAAGTGCTCCCCCTGCCGCATCGGCACCAAGCGCCTGCTGGACCTGCTCACCCGGATCACCGAGGGCAACGGCGAGCCGGAGGATCTGGACACCATCGAGGAGCTGTGCGAGCACATCAAAAACAGCGCCCTGTGCGGCCTGGGGCAGACCGCCCCCAACCCGGTGCTCTCCACCCTGCACCACTTCCGGGACGAGTACGAGGCCCACGTGATCGAGAAGCGCTGCCCCGCCGGGGTGTGCAAGGCCCTGATCCAGTTCATCGTGGACCCCTCCAAGTGCAAGGGCTGCACCCTGTGCGCCAGGGGCTGCCCCACGGGGGCCATCGCCGGGGCGGTGCGCGCCCCCCACATCATCAACCAGACCAAATGCATCAAGTGCGGCGCGTGTATGGACCACTGCCGCTTTGGCGCCATCAGCAAGCAGTAA
- a CDS encoding ferredoxin — translation MNALKSLADLQAIRERMQKQLDLRDTAGDQIRVVVGMATCGIAAGARPVLAAFLEEVEKRNLRNVTVTQTGCIGVCRLEPIVEIYAPGEEKVTYVKMTPEKVPAVVSEHLVNGRVVAEYTIGAAE, via the coding sequence ATGAACGCGTTGAAAAGCCTTGCAGATTTACAGGCCATCCGGGAGCGGATGCAGAAGCAGCTGGACCTGCGGGACACGGCCGGGGACCAGATCCGCGTGGTGGTGGGCATGGCCACCTGCGGCATCGCGGCGGGGGCCCGCCCCGTGCTGGCCGCCTTTTTGGAGGAAGTGGAGAAGCGGAATTTGCGCAACGTCACCGTCACCCAGACGGGCTGCATCGGCGTGTGCCGGCTGGAGCCCATCGTGGAGATCTACGCCCCCGGCGAGGAAAAGGTGACCTACGTGAAGATGACCCCGGAAAAAGTCCCCGCCGTGGTGAGCGAGCACCTGGTCAACGGCCGGGTGGTGGCGGAATACACCATCGGCGCGGCGGAATAG
- a CDS encoding histidine kinase, with protein MKDLSLYILDIAQNSLAAGASRLTITLDEGEAWTVFTVEDDGCGMDAALLAAVTDPFTTTRSTRPVGLGLPLLKEAAELTGGGLALESAPGAGTRVTARFGAGHIDCPPLGDMGDSLSLLIQGAPELELAYLHRREGRALRFDTNQVRRALGEGVSLAEPEVVLWCRDYLREQELLIAGHGDVRAEEDRG; from the coding sequence ATGAAGGACCTTTCCCTCTACATCCTGGACATCGCGCAGAACTCCCTGGCCGCCGGGGCGTCCCGCCTGACCATCACCCTGGACGAGGGGGAGGCCTGGACGGTCTTTACGGTGGAGGACGACGGCTGCGGCATGGACGCTGCGCTGCTCGCCGCCGTCACCGACCCCTTCACCACCACCCGGTCTACCCGCCCCGTGGGCCTGGGCCTGCCCCTGCTGAAGGAGGCGGCGGAGCTCACCGGCGGGGGCTTGGCGCTGGAGAGCGCCCCCGGCGCGGGCACCCGGGTGACGGCCCGCTTCGGCGCGGGGCACATCGACTGCCCGCCCCTGGGGGACATGGGGGACAGCCTCTCGCTGCTCATCCAGGGCGCCCCGGAGCTGGAGCTGGCCTACCTCCACCGGCGGGAGGGCCGCGCCCTGCGCTTCGACACCAACCAGGTGCGCCGCGCCCTGGGGGAGGGGGTCAGCCTGGCCGAGCCGGAGGTCGTGCTCTGGTGCCGGGACTACCTGCGCGAACAGGAACTGCTGATTGCCGGACACGGGGATGTCCGAGCCGAAGAAGATAGGGGATGA
- a CDS encoding NADH dehydrogenase: MPNCKTVVPYRGTQEQEARLREVIAAHKGQPGATMPVLQAAQEIFGYLPEEVQIMVAEGLEIPLSEVYGVTSFYAQFSLNPKGKHQISVCLGTACYVKGAAAVLDAVEKKLGISPGAITPDGKFSLDSCRCVGACGLAPVMMVGNDVYGRLTPEQVGPILDMYK, from the coding sequence ATGCCGAACTGCAAAACCGTGGTGCCCTACCGGGGCACACAGGAGCAGGAAGCCAGGCTCAGGGAGGTCATCGCCGCCCACAAGGGCCAGCCGGGCGCCACGATGCCGGTGCTGCAGGCCGCGCAGGAGATCTTCGGATACCTGCCGGAGGAGGTGCAGATTATGGTGGCCGAGGGCCTGGAGATCCCCCTCTCCGAGGTCTACGGCGTGACCTCGTTCTACGCCCAGTTCTCCCTGAACCCCAAGGGCAAGCACCAGATTTCGGTCTGCCTGGGCACCGCCTGCTACGTCAAGGGGGCGGCCGCCGTGCTGGACGCGGTGGAAAAGAAGCTGGGCATCAGCCCCGGCGCCATCACGCCGGACGGCAAGTTCTCCCTGGACTCCTGCCGCTGCGTGGGAGCCTGCGGCCTGGCCCCGGTGATGATGGTGGGCAACGACGTGTACGGGCGCCTCACACCCGAGCAGGTCGGGCCGATATTGGATATGTATAAATGA
- a CDS encoding histidinol-phosphatase, which produces MKLYFDLHLHSCLSPCGDGEMTPANLANMCALAGLDAVALTDHNTAGNCASFLAAAQRRGLTALPGMELCTREEIHVICLFPALDAAQAFSAWVRPRLPAIPNRPDIYGDQVLMDDRDGVLGRESALLAGAADVGVYEAAGLCARFGGLAYPAHIDRPSFSLLGVLGAWDPDMGFPLAEVSRRCPPDLRARHPGLAGVPLLTGSDAHALEQIADAAHALEARARTPEAVLEALRAGAFPSLF; this is translated from the coding sequence TTGAAGCTCTATTTCGATCTGCACCTCCACTCCTGTCTGTCCCCTTGCGGGGACGGGGAGATGACCCCCGCCAACCTGGCCAACATGTGCGCCCTGGCGGGGCTGGACGCGGTGGCCCTCACCGACCACAACACGGCGGGCAACTGCGCCTCCTTCCTGGCGGCGGCGCAGCGCCGGGGGCTGACGGCCCTGCCGGGCATGGAGCTGTGCACCCGGGAGGAGATCCACGTGATCTGCCTCTTCCCCGCCCTGGACGCGGCGCAGGCCTTTTCGGCCTGGGTCCGCCCCCGCCTGCCCGCCATCCCCAACCGCCCGGACATCTACGGGGATCAGGTGCTCATGGACGACCGGGACGGGGTGCTGGGCCGGGAAAGCGCCCTGCTGGCCGGGGCGGCCGACGTGGGGGTGTACGAGGCGGCCGGGCTGTGCGCCCGCTTCGGGGGGCTGGCCTACCCCGCCCACATCGACCGCCCCTCCTTTTCCCTGCTGGGGGTGCTGGGGGCCTGGGACCCGGACATGGGCTTCCCCCTGGCGGAGGTCTCCCGCCGCTGCCCCCCCGATCTGAGGGCCCGCCACCCCGGCCTGGCCGGGGTGCCCCTGCTCACCGGGTCGGACGCCCACGCCCTGGAGCAGATCGCCGACGCCGCCCACGCCCTGGAGGCCCGGGCGCGGACCCCGGAGGCGGTGCTGGAGGCCCTGCGCGCGGGCGCCTTCCCCTCTTTATTTTAA